TCGGCCCAAAGCACGGCGTCCAGCCAAAGCCAAACGCCATCCCCAGCAGCAGCACCTCACTCGGCGAGAAGCTGCGCGGCTCAAACTGCACGCGACGTTCACGCATCAGGAATGGCACGCGGAATCCCCACAGGATCACGAGTCCCATCACGATCATGAACAACCCGGAGATGCGCGTCAGTGGTTGTCGGTACTGATCGAGCATGTCGCCGAACACCGACGCTGACGCACCGAGCGCAATGAACACCAGCGAGAACCCGAAGACGAAGACGAGGCTCGGCCACAGCGCCCGCACCCTCGGAGGCAACGTCGTGGCGTGCGACCCCGCAGCCGAGCTCGTGATAAGCGACAGATAGCCGGGCAGCAGCGGCGCAACACACGGGGACAGGAATGAAATGAACCCCGCGCCAAATGCCGTCAGCAGCCCGATCGACGACACGCTACTTCCGCGCCTCCGCAACCATGTCCTGCAGTTGCTGCAGGCTGGTCACCGGCCCCGGCAAATGCGCCACCAGGTTGCCCTCAGCATCCACTACAAACGTCT
This portion of the Thermomicrobiales bacterium genome encodes:
- a CDS encoding cytochrome c biogenesis protein CcdA; the protein is MSSIGLLTAFGAGFISFLSPCVAPLLPGYLSLITSSAAGSHATTLPPRVRALWPSLVFVFGFSLVFIALGASASVFGDMLDQYRQPLTRISGLFMIVMGLVILWGFRVPFLMRERRVQFEPRSFSPSEVLLLGMAFGFGWTPCFGPILASILVYTSTADTVRYGTLLLTVYSLGLGIPFLLVGAGVGRIRGVINWGTRNAGLVAAVSGVTMIAIGVLFVSGQMFRLAIYGQRVMSGFPGLSG